In Burkholderia sp. WP9, a genomic segment contains:
- the pdxA gene encoding 4-hydroxythreonine-4-phosphate dehydrogenase PdxA, translating into MTTAAQSARPPLQIAITTGEPAGVGPELTAQALAGAAAHWPHAQFTVLGDADLLAERARAVGVDWSALVADGKRVRLQHRPLAAPAVAGKLDAANGRYVLDLLDSAIDGALAGTFDAIVTAPLQKSTINDAGVPFTGHTEYLAERTHTPRVVMMLAGTGKRPLRVALATTHLPLKDVSAALSIEGVLETLRIIDHDLRHHFGLPAPRILVTGLNPHAGENGYLGREEIEVISPALKLANEQGIDARGPYPADTLFQPRYLEQADCVLAMFHDQGLPVLKYATFGEGINITLGLPIIRTSVDHGTALDLAGTGRADAGSLIAAIETAVSMAQHRRAG; encoded by the coding sequence ATGACAACCGCCGCCCAGTCCGCCCGCCCACCGCTGCAGATCGCGATCACGACCGGCGAGCCCGCTGGCGTCGGCCCCGAGCTGACGGCGCAGGCGCTCGCCGGCGCGGCGGCGCACTGGCCGCACGCGCAGTTCACCGTGCTCGGCGACGCGGACCTGCTCGCCGAACGCGCGCGCGCCGTGGGCGTCGATTGGAGCGCTTTGGTGGCGGATGGCAAGCGCGTGCGTCTGCAACACCGGCCGCTTGCGGCACCTGCTGTCGCGGGCAAGCTGGACGCGGCCAACGGCCGCTACGTGCTCGATCTGCTCGACAGCGCAATAGACGGAGCGCTGGCCGGCACGTTCGACGCGATCGTTACCGCGCCGCTGCAAAAGAGCACCATCAACGACGCCGGCGTGCCGTTCACCGGCCACACGGAGTATCTGGCCGAGCGCACGCACACGCCGCGTGTGGTGATGATGCTGGCCGGCACCGGCAAGCGCCCGTTGCGCGTCGCGCTGGCCACCACGCATCTGCCGCTCAAGGATGTCTCCGCGGCGTTGTCGATCGAAGGCGTTCTGGAGACGCTGCGCATCATCGATCACGATTTGCGGCATCACTTCGGTTTGCCGGCGCCGCGCATTCTCGTGACCGGGCTGAATCCGCACGCGGGCGAAAACGGCTATCTTGGCCGCGAGGAAATCGAGGTCATTTCACCGGCGCTGAAGCTCGCGAACGAGCAGGGCATCGACGCGCGCGGTCCCTACCCGGCTGACACGCTGTTCCAGCCGCGTTACCTTGAGCAGGCCGACTGCGTGCTGGCCATGTTCCACGACCAGGGCCTGCCGGTGTTGAAGTACGCCACGTTCGGCGAAGGCATCAATATCACGCTCGGTTTGCCGATCATCCGCACCTCGGTCGATCACGGCACCGCGCTCGATCTGGCCGGCACGGGGCGTGCCGACGCGGGCAGCCTGATTGCCGCGATCGAGACAGCGGTGTCGATGGCGCAGCACCGCCGCGCGGGCTGA
- a CDS encoding peptidylprolyl isomerase, whose amino-acid sequence MAIMKKLRLATLAAGLAAAASFLSVAPVQAQALSGSGGQTVDTIAAVVNNGVITRRELDERMGLITRRLNQQNAPVPPMDQLRQQVLNQMVLERIQLQKAKEDGINIDDATVQRTLERLAAANNLTLDVYRSRIEAQGVPWSTFTGDARTELTLSRLREKEVDSKVTVSDAEVANYIASQRGPNAGQTSDLHLQHIFIKAPLNASETDIEAAQKKAQALLAEAKGGANFEKLAKSNSQAPDASKGGDTGFLSPAKLPPEFVTAAATLRPGQINPDLIRTNDGFEIVRLVDRRAGQGTSSDAPKLVQTHVRHILLRVGDGMSEPQARQKLLEIKNQIAAGGDFAKFAHTYSQDGSSSQGGDLGWISPGETVPEFERAMNSLQDGQISDPVRSEYGYHLIQVLGRRESEGSVSQQMDLARQAIGQRKAEQAYADWLRALRDTAYVEVKPTLSSTQ is encoded by the coding sequence GTGGCAATCATGAAAAAGCTTCGCTTGGCAACGCTTGCGGCCGGTCTTGCCGCCGCGGCGTCTTTCCTGTCGGTTGCGCCGGTGCAGGCGCAGGCGCTCTCCGGCAGTGGCGGCCAGACGGTCGACACCATTGCCGCAGTGGTCAACAACGGTGTCATCACGCGGCGCGAACTCGACGAACGCATGGGCCTGATCACCCGCCGCCTGAATCAGCAGAACGCGCCGGTCCCGCCGATGGACCAGCTGCGCCAGCAGGTGCTCAACCAGATGGTGCTGGAGCGCATCCAGTTGCAGAAGGCGAAAGAAGACGGCATCAATATCGACGACGCCACCGTGCAAAGAACGCTCGAACGGCTTGCCGCGGCGAACAACCTGACGCTCGACGTGTACCGCTCGCGGATCGAGGCGCAAGGCGTGCCCTGGAGCACCTTCACCGGCGACGCGCGGACGGAGCTCACGCTCTCGCGCCTGCGCGAGAAGGAAGTGGACAGCAAGGTCACGGTCTCGGACGCCGAGGTCGCGAACTACATCGCCAGCCAGCGCGGCCCGAACGCCGGCCAGACGAGCGACCTGCATCTGCAGCACATTTTCATCAAGGCGCCGCTGAACGCGTCGGAGACCGATATCGAGGCGGCGCAGAAAAAGGCGCAGGCCCTGCTTGCCGAAGCCAAGGGCGGGGCCAACTTCGAAAAGCTGGCGAAGTCGAATTCGCAGGCACCGGATGCATCGAAAGGCGGCGATACGGGTTTCCTTTCGCCGGCCAAGTTGCCGCCTGAATTCGTCACGGCTGCCGCGACATTGCGCCCCGGCCAGATCAATCCGGATCTGATCCGCACCAACGACGGTTTCGAAATCGTGCGTCTGGTCGATCGCCGCGCCGGGCAGGGCACCAGTTCGGATGCGCCGAAGCTCGTGCAAACGCACGTGCGCCACATTCTGCTGCGCGTCGGCGACGGCATGTCGGAGCCGCAAGCGCGTCAGAAGCTGCTCGAAATCAAGAACCAGATCGCCGCGGGCGGCGACTTCGCCAAGTTCGCGCACACCTACTCGCAAGACGGTTCGTCGTCGCAAGGCGGTGACCTCGGCTGGATCAGCCCGGGCGAGACGGTGCCGGAATTCGAGCGCGCAATGAACAGCCTGCAGGACGGCCAAATCAGCGACCCCGTTCGCAGCGAATACGGCTACCATCTGATTCAGGTGCTGGGCCGCCGCGAATCCGAAGGCTCGGTCTCGCAGCAGATGGATCTGGCACGCCAGGCCATCGGTCAGCGCAAAGCGGAACAGGCCTACGCCGACTGGTTGCGCGCACTGCGCGACACTGCCTATGTGGAAGTGAAGCCCACGCTGTCGAGCACGCAATAA
- a CDS encoding LPS-assembly protein LptD, producing MPPRQLSQTIPSCAPAPRKRRLVAALIAVPGLMPALAHAQLVGEAAQPQPIDAPWGMQLAPQLEERPLQPGQKPATFVLGDTTSGTTDQDMAAKGSAEVRRNTVVIKADALHYDQDTDMADAYGSVHVVNNGNSFVGPEAHMRVDSSEGFMTAPKYHFNVTGGSGSAERVDLLDNERSVFTKGTYTACACADDPAWYIKGSEFDFDTGADEGVAHNGVLFFQGFPVFASPWLSFPLSGERRSGILPPTFSVSSSNGFELSVPYYFNIAPNRDLTLTPRLISKRGVQLQSTFRYLSPTYSGSITGEFLPDDHLTKTNRYALYIQHNQNFGNGFGGYIYYNKVSDNTYPEDLSSSVNQFMNGTQLLYQQEAGLTYNNGPWSVLAREQHWQTLTPSVAPYGREPQLNVKYAKYNVGGFDYGAEADYTNFRITTADMTEGQRVMFNPYLSYSVVGPGYFVTPKVQWHFASYNLNHLSAADVAAGTPKNFTESIPTLSFDTGLIFDRSVRLFGQDYIQTLEPRLYYVYTPYRNQQSAPLFDTAESDFGLAEIFTPNTFVGNDRIADANRLTAALTTRFIDAATGDERARFVIAQQYYFQDQRVTLQSTQTSAQATHSDLIAGASFKLGAGFASETAFQYNADNNQLVKTSVGFGFSPATGKVINVAYRYTRANTTLDNTPINQVLISGQWPLAHRVYGVGRFNYDLGGHRIVDGLVGLQYDADCWTLGAGIQRYANGLNTSGQNQSSTRFLAQLTFKGLSSVDNGLMTAFRSSVAGYTPLPPPPAPESRFTNYE from the coding sequence ATGCCGCCTAGACAGCTTTCCCAAACGATTCCCTCTTGTGCCCCAGCGCCGCGCAAAAGGCGGCTCGTCGCGGCGTTGATCGCCGTTCCGGGCCTGATGCCCGCGCTTGCGCACGCCCAGCTGGTGGGGGAAGCTGCGCAGCCGCAACCCATCGACGCGCCCTGGGGCATGCAGCTCGCCCCGCAGCTCGAAGAGCGTCCGTTGCAGCCGGGCCAGAAGCCGGCCACGTTCGTGCTCGGCGATACGACGAGCGGCACGACCGACCAGGACATGGCCGCCAAGGGTTCGGCCGAGGTGCGCCGCAATACGGTCGTGATCAAGGCCGACGCGCTGCACTATGACCAGGACACGGACATGGCCGACGCGTACGGCTCGGTCCACGTGGTCAACAACGGTAATTCCTTCGTCGGGCCGGAAGCGCATATGCGCGTGGATTCGAGCGAAGGCTTCATGACCGCGCCGAAGTACCACTTCAACGTGACGGGCGGCTCGGGCAGCGCGGAGCGCGTCGACCTGCTCGACAACGAGCGCTCGGTTTTCACGAAAGGCACCTACACGGCCTGCGCATGCGCGGACGATCCGGCCTGGTACATCAAGGGCAGCGAGTTCGATTTCGACACCGGCGCGGACGAAGGCGTCGCCCATAACGGCGTGCTGTTCTTCCAGGGCTTTCCGGTGTTCGCCTCGCCGTGGCTGTCGTTCCCGCTTTCGGGTGAACGGCGCAGCGGGATTTTGCCGCCCACGTTCTCGGTGAGTTCGTCGAACGGCTTCGAACTGTCGGTGCCGTATTACTTCAACATCGCGCCGAATCGCGATCTGACGCTCACGCCGCGTCTGATCTCCAAGCGCGGCGTGCAGTTGCAGTCCACGTTCCGTTATCTGTCGCCCACGTATTCCGGCTCGATCACCGGCGAATTCCTGCCTGACGATCACCTGACCAAGACCAACCGCTACGCGCTGTACATCCAGCACAACCAGAACTTCGGCAACGGGTTCGGCGGCTACATCTACTACAACAAGGTTTCGGACAACACCTATCCGGAAGACCTGTCGTCGTCGGTCAATCAGTTCATGAACGGCACCCAGCTCCTGTATCAACAGGAAGCCGGGTTGACCTACAACAACGGCCCGTGGTCGGTGCTCGCGCGCGAACAGCACTGGCAGACGCTCACGCCGTCCGTGGCGCCGTACGGCCGCGAGCCGCAGTTGAACGTGAAGTACGCGAAGTACAACGTCGGCGGCTTCGACTACGGCGCGGAAGCCGACTACACGAATTTCCGCATCACCACCGCGGACATGACCGAAGGTCAGCGGGTGATGTTCAACCCGTACCTGTCGTATTCGGTGGTCGGGCCGGGTTACTTCGTCACGCCGAAGGTGCAATGGCACTTTGCGTCGTACAACCTGAACCACCTGAGCGCCGCCGACGTCGCGGCCGGCACGCCGAAAAACTTTACCGAATCGATCCCGACTCTCTCCTTCGATACGGGACTGATCTTCGACCGCTCGGTGCGGCTCTTCGGTCAGGATTACATCCAGACGCTCGAACCGCGCCTGTACTACGTGTACACGCCGTATCGCAACCAGCAGTCGGCGCCGCTGTTCGACACGGCCGAGTCCGACTTCGGGCTCGCGGAAATCTTCACGCCGAACACCTTCGTCGGCAACGACCGGATCGCCGACGCGAACCGCCTGACGGCCGCCCTCACCACGCGTTTCATCGACGCGGCCACGGGCGACGAACGGGCGCGTTTCGTGATCGCGCAGCAGTATTACTTCCAGGATCAGCGGGTCACGCTGCAGTCGACCCAGACCAGCGCGCAGGCCACGCATTCGGACCTGATCGCGGGTGCGTCCTTCAAGCTCGGCGCGGGTTTCGCTTCGGAAACGGCGTTCCAATATAATGCCGACAACAACCAGTTGGTGAAAACGAGCGTCGGCTTCGGGTTCAGTCCGGCGACCGGCAAGGTGATCAACGTCGCGTATCGCTACACCCGCGCGAACACCACGCTGGACAACACGCCGATCAATCAGGTGCTGATTTCGGGGCAATGGCCGCTCGCCCACCGGGTGTACGGGGTGGGCCGTTTCAATTACGACCTCGGCGGACATCGGATCGTCGACGGTCTGGTCGGCCTGCAGTACGACGCCGACTGCTGGACGCTCGGCGCGGGGATTCAACGCTACGCGAACGGCCTGAACACCTCGGGGCAGAATCAGTCGAGCACGCGGTTTCTCGCGCAGTTGACGTTCAAGGGCTTGTCGAGCGTCGACAACGGGCTGATGACCGCATTCCGCAGCAGCGTGGCGGGCTATACGCCGTTGCCGCCGCCGCCGGCGCCGGAATCGCGTTTCACCAACTACGAATGA
- a CDS encoding phosphotransferase, protein MTLPPLQDSTDPRLELLKAWLKGHAARYALELDTLVPASSDASFRRYFRLAGKAAEGESRATLIAVDAPPPEKCREFVQVAQLLEAAGVYVPRVLEVGFEAGLMLVTDLGTASYLGALTEAQSAGDSRRARTLMRDALDALIRWQLASREDVLPPFNEAFLRREMELMPEWFLGRHLGREADEKTRGVLDRTFALLIASARAQPQVFMLRDFMPRNLMIATVPEPGHPAVNPGVLDFQDAVYGPITYDVASLLRDAFLSWDEEFELDCFVYYWERAKKAGLPVDADFGEFYRQVEWMGLQRHIKVLGLFCRINYRDGKPHYMKDLPRFIGYARKVADRYAPLRPFAKLLDDLEGRANEVGYTF, encoded by the coding sequence ATGACGCTGCCCCCACTCCAAGACTCCACCGATCCCCGTCTCGAACTGCTCAAAGCCTGGCTGAAAGGCCATGCGGCGCGCTATGCGCTCGAGCTCGACACCCTCGTTCCGGCTTCGTCAGACGCCAGTTTCCGGCGTTATTTCCGGCTCGCCGGTAAGGCGGCGGAAGGCGAAAGCCGCGCCACCCTGATCGCCGTCGACGCCCCGCCGCCCGAAAAGTGCCGCGAATTTGTGCAGGTCGCGCAGTTGCTCGAGGCCGCCGGCGTGTACGTGCCGCGCGTGCTGGAGGTCGGTTTCGAGGCCGGCCTCATGCTGGTCACGGATCTGGGCACCGCGTCGTACCTCGGCGCGCTGACCGAAGCGCAAAGCGCTGGCGACTCGCGCCGCGCCCGCACGCTGATGCGTGACGCGCTCGACGCGTTGATCCGCTGGCAGCTCGCGTCGCGCGAAGACGTGCTGCCGCCCTTCAACGAAGCGTTCCTGCGCCGCGAGATGGAGTTGATGCCGGAATGGTTTCTCGGCCGGCATCTGGGCCGTGAGGCCGACGAAAAGACCCGCGGCGTGCTGGATCGCACCTTCGCGCTGCTGATCGCGAGCGCCCGCGCGCAGCCGCAGGTGTTCATGCTGCGCGACTTCATGCCGCGCAATCTGATGATCGCAACCGTGCCGGAGCCTGGACACCCCGCGGTCAACCCCGGCGTGCTGGACTTCCAGGACGCGGTGTACGGCCCGATCACCTACGACGTCGCCTCGCTGTTGCGCGACGCGTTCCTGAGCTGGGACGAGGAGTTCGAGCTGGATTGCTTCGTGTACTACTGGGAGCGGGCGAAAAAAGCCGGCCTGCCGGTGGATGCCGATTTCGGCGAGTTCTACCGCCAGGTGGAGTGGATGGGTTTGCAACGGCACATCAAGGTGCTGGGCCTCTTCTGCCGGATCAACTACCGCGACGGCAAACCGCATTACATGAAAGACCTGCCGCGTTTCATCGGCTATGCGCGCAAGGTGGCCGATCGTTATGCACCACTGCGTCCGTTCGCGAAGCTGCTCGACGATCTCGAAGGCCGCGCGAATGAAGTCGGCTACACCTTCTGA
- the murU gene encoding N-acetylmuramate alpha-1-phosphate uridylyltransferase MurU translates to MTMSLKKAMIFAAGRGERMRPLTDTRPKPLLEVGGKPLIVWQIERLAQAGFRTIVINHAWLGEQIEATLGDGSRWQVALRYSAEREALETAGGIVQALPLLEDNGASEVFVAVSGDVYADFDYATLNARAEKLAALPEPGMHLVMVPNPAFHPVGDFGLADGALSLEGEPRFTFGNIGLYDTRMFRDLPHGTRRALTPYYRDTIARGLASGELYEGLWENVGTPAQLGELDQRLRALDGGR, encoded by the coding sequence ATGACGATGTCCCTGAAGAAAGCGATGATTTTCGCCGCCGGCCGCGGCGAGCGCATGCGTCCGTTGACCGACACGCGTCCCAAGCCTTTGCTCGAAGTGGGCGGCAAGCCGCTGATCGTATGGCAGATCGAACGGCTCGCGCAGGCTGGCTTTCGCACCATCGTGATCAATCACGCGTGGCTCGGCGAGCAGATCGAGGCCACGCTCGGCGACGGCTCGCGCTGGCAGGTGGCGTTGCGCTACTCGGCCGAACGCGAGGCGCTGGAAACCGCGGGCGGCATCGTGCAGGCGTTGCCGTTGCTCGAAGATAACGGCGCGAGCGAAGTGTTCGTCGCGGTCAGCGGCGACGTGTACGCCGACTTCGACTACGCCACGCTGAATGCTCGCGCGGAAAAACTCGCGGCCTTGCCCGAGCCGGGCATGCATCTCGTGATGGTGCCGAATCCAGCGTTTCATCCGGTCGGCGACTTCGGCCTGGCCGACGGCGCGCTCTCGCTCGAGGGCGAGCCGCGCTTCACGTTCGGCAACATCGGGCTATATGACACCCGCATGTTCCGCGATCTGCCGCACGGCACGCGGCGCGCGCTCACGCCGTATTATCGCGACACCATTGCACGCGGTCTGGCGAGCGGTGAGCTGTACGAGGGTCTGTGGGAGAACGTCGGCACGCCCGCGCAGTTAGGCGAGCTGGATCAGCGTTTGCGCGCGCTGGATGGGGGGCGCTAG
- a CDS encoding ABC transporter ATP-binding protein/permease: protein MRRSPSSEPSPISTQPRNDWQTILSLLPYLATYKWRVAFALSCLIGAKVANLGVPIVMKRIVDSLASVQHLTALGRANDSPAIVLLGGVGLLVVAYAVVRLSTSLFTELREILFSKVTESAVRQLALKVFRHLHALSLRFHLERQTGGMSRDIERGTRGITQLISYSLYSILPTLVEVGLVLGFFVVKYEAYYAVVTFIALAVYIVFTVKVTEWRTHFRRTMNDLDSKANSRAIDSLLNYETVKYFGNEEWEASRYDENLKRYRTAAIKSQRSLSALNFGQQAIIGTGLVFILWRATQGVMAGRLTLGDLVLINTFMLQLYIPLNFLGVVYRELKQSLTDMDRMFTLLGAAQEVPDVDGAPALRVNGAQVRFEHVNFAYEPARQILHDVSFTIPAGTTTAVVGHSGSGKSTLARLMFRFYDLDRATGGAITIDGQDIRDVTQDSLRASIGIVPQDTVLFNDSIYYNIAYGRPSATREEVIAAARAAHIHEFIEGLPKGYETPVGERGLKLSGGEKQRVAIARTILKNPPILLFDEATSALDSRSERAIQHELDLIARERTTLIIAHRLSTVVHAQQIIVMDKGRIVERGTHAELLRANGLFAQMWALQQQRASEAPEQVETVDAGGRGR, encoded by the coding sequence ATGCGCCGCTCACCCTCGTCCGAACCTTCTCCGATCTCCACCCAGCCGCGCAACGACTGGCAGACGATTCTTTCGCTGCTGCCGTACCTCGCCACGTATAAATGGCGAGTCGCCTTCGCGCTGAGCTGCCTGATCGGCGCGAAGGTCGCCAATCTGGGGGTGCCGATCGTCATGAAGCGGATCGTCGACAGCCTCGCCTCGGTGCAGCATCTCACCGCGCTCGGCCGCGCCAACGATTCGCCGGCCATCGTTCTGCTGGGCGGCGTCGGCCTGCTGGTGGTCGCGTATGCGGTGGTGCGGTTGTCCACGTCGCTGTTCACCGAACTGCGCGAGATTCTGTTCTCGAAGGTGACCGAGAGCGCGGTGCGCCAACTAGCGCTGAAAGTGTTCCGCCATCTGCATGCGCTGTCGCTGCGCTTTCATCTCGAACGACAGACGGGCGGCATGTCGCGTGATATCGAACGCGGCACGCGCGGCATCACGCAACTGATCTCGTATTCGCTGTACAGCATTCTGCCGACGCTCGTCGAAGTCGGCCTCGTGCTCGGCTTTTTCGTCGTCAAATACGAGGCGTATTACGCGGTGGTCACGTTCATCGCGCTCGCGGTGTACATCGTCTTCACGGTGAAAGTGACGGAGTGGCGCACGCATTTTCGCCGCACCATGAATGATCTCGATTCGAAGGCGAATTCACGCGCGATCGATTCGCTGCTGAACTACGAGACGGTCAAGTATTTCGGCAACGAAGAGTGGGAAGCGAGCCGTTACGACGAAAACCTGAAGCGCTATCGCACGGCGGCGATCAAGTCGCAGCGCTCGCTGTCGGCGCTGAATTTCGGGCAGCAGGCGATCATCGGTACGGGGCTGGTGTTCATTCTGTGGCGCGCCACGCAAGGCGTGATGGCCGGGCGTCTCACGCTGGGCGATCTGGTGTTGATCAACACATTCATGCTGCAGCTTTATATTCCGCTGAATTTTCTCGGCGTGGTGTACCGCGAGTTGAAGCAGAGTCTCACCGATATGGACCGCATGTTCACGCTGCTCGGCGCGGCGCAGGAAGTGCCGGACGTGGACGGTGCGCCCGCGCTCCGCGTGAACGGTGCGCAGGTGCGCTTCGAACATGTGAATTTCGCGTACGAGCCGGCGCGCCAGATTCTGCACGACGTGAGCTTCACGATTCCGGCGGGGACCACGACGGCGGTGGTCGGCCATAGCGGCTCGGGGAAGTCGACCCTCGCGCGGCTCATGTTCCGCTTCTACGATCTGGACCGCGCGACGGGCGGCGCGATCACCATCGACGGTCAGGATATTCGTGACGTCACGCAGGATTCGCTGCGCGCGTCGATCGGCATCGTGCCGCAGGATACGGTGCTGTTCAACGACTCGATCTATTACAACATCGCTTACGGCCGGCCGTCGGCGACGCGCGAGGAAGTGATCGCGGCGGCGCGCGCGGCGCATATCCACGAGTTCATCGAGGGGCTGCCGAAGGGCTATGAGACGCCGGTCGGCGAGCGCGGTCTGAAGTTGTCGGGCGGTGAAAAGCAGCGCGTGGCGATTGCGCGGACCATCCTCAAGAATCCGCCGATCCTGCTGTTCGACGAAGCGACCTCGGCGCTCGATTCACGTTCCGAGCGCGCCATTCAGCACGAGCTCGATCTGATCGCCCGCGAGCGCACCACGCTGATCATCGCGCACCGGCTTTCGACCGTCGTGCATGCACAGCAGATCATCGTGATGGACAAAGGGCGTATCGTCGAGCGCGGCACGCATGCGGAGTTGTTGCGCGCAAACGGCCTGTTCGCGCAGATGTGGGCTTTGCAGCAGCAGCGCGCAAGTGAGGCGCCGGAACAGGTGGAAACGGTCGATGCGGGAGGGCGTGGGCGATAG
- a CDS encoding acyl-CoA thioesterase, giving the protein MTDLLQLPQKHCALRVVPQPSDANVHGDVFGGWIMAQVDIAGSIPASRRANGRVATIAVNSFVFKQPVFVGDLLSFYADIVKTGNTSVTVEVEVYAQRMSLTEDLVKVTEATLTYVATDSDRRPRALPALD; this is encoded by the coding sequence ATGACCGATCTTCTTCAACTCCCGCAAAAGCACTGCGCGCTGCGCGTGGTGCCGCAGCCTTCGGATGCGAACGTCCACGGCGACGTGTTCGGCGGCTGGATCATGGCGCAAGTGGACATTGCCGGCTCGATCCCGGCAAGCCGCCGCGCCAACGGGCGGGTGGCGACCATCGCGGTCAATTCGTTCGTGTTCAAGCAGCCGGTGTTCGTCGGCGATCTGCTGAGCTTTTACGCGGATATCGTCAAGACGGGCAATACCTCGGTCACCGTCGAGGTCGAGGTCTACGCGCAGCGCATGAGCCTGACCGAAGACCTCGTGAAGGTCACCGAAGCCACGCTGACCTATGTCGCGACAGACAGCGACCGGCGTCCGCGCGCGTTGCCGGCGCTGGATTGA
- a CDS encoding DUF4148 domain-containing protein, with protein MTSSPAKKLSVLLASVVLSVACAAPAFAQSGGGGGPAGNDSDAAIPSAASKAAPSTKAERKAARKQARAKKNAELKKLEANGYQPSRNDPNYPNDIQNAQKKAGIGAAASQ; from the coding sequence ATGACGTCGTCACCTGCAAAGAAACTGTCTGTGTTGCTGGCATCGGTTGTATTGAGCGTGGCGTGTGCCGCGCCGGCGTTCGCCCAAAGCGGCGGCGGTGGTGGCCCGGCGGGGAACGATTCCGACGCGGCGATACCGTCGGCCGCATCGAAAGCGGCTCCGTCCACCAAGGCTGAGCGCAAGGCCGCGCGCAAACAGGCGCGGGCGAAGAAAAACGCCGAGTTGAAAAAGTTGGAGGCCAACGGCTATCAGCCGTCGCGTAACGATCCGAACTATCCGAACGATATTCAGAACGCGCAGAAGAAGGCGGGAATCGGCGCGGCGGCGAGCCAGTAA
- a CDS encoding LysR substrate-binding domain-containing protein yields the protein MKPIPPLTALRCFEAVARLGGVTQAARELHVTHSAVSQQIKVLEDSMGVALFMREARGLRLTEEGRLYALDIRMALRDITHATRRAQARPHESELVITTLPSFAQHWLVPRLASFREAHPYYRIRLMTSLQVEDFRQGVSDIGIRMGQGHWPDVAQQKLFDDDMVVVAAPHFALAPNGRFPVTALDVMACPLISSPDTPWHDWCQAAQVAEPADGAVVLSANDSNIVIGAVLHGQGVALERRSLVANALARGELLQITDIRVPYRYPYWLVWQQREILDASQAHFAQWIEGQVDVYLRGSGAAVVANRAG from the coding sequence ATGAAGCCAATCCCGCCTTTGACCGCGCTACGCTGCTTCGAAGCCGTCGCCCGCCTGGGCGGCGTGACGCAAGCCGCGCGCGAACTGCATGTCACGCATTCGGCGGTGAGTCAGCAAATCAAGGTGCTGGAAGATTCGATGGGCGTCGCGCTCTTCATGCGCGAGGCGCGCGGGCTGCGGCTAACCGAGGAAGGGCGGCTCTACGCGCTCGACATCCGCATGGCGCTGCGCGACATCACGCATGCCACGCGCCGTGCGCAGGCCCGCCCGCACGAAAGCGAACTGGTGATCACGACCTTGCCGTCGTTCGCTCAGCATTGGCTCGTGCCGCGCCTCGCCAGCTTTCGCGAGGCGCATCCGTACTACCGGATCCGGCTGATGACGAGTTTGCAGGTGGAGGATTTCCGCCAGGGCGTGAGCGATATCGGCATCCGCATGGGGCAGGGGCATTGGCCCGACGTCGCGCAACAGAAGCTGTTCGACGACGACATGGTGGTGGTCGCCGCGCCCCATTTCGCGCTCGCGCCGAACGGCCGCTTTCCCGTCACCGCCCTGGACGTGATGGCCTGTCCGTTAATCTCGAGTCCCGATACACCGTGGCATGACTGGTGTCAGGCGGCGCAGGTGGCGGAACCGGCCGACGGGGCCGTGGTGCTGTCGGCGAACGATTCGAATATCGTGATCGGCGCCGTGCTGCATGGCCAGGGTGTCGCGCTGGAACGGCGCAGCCTGGTCGCGAATGCGCTGGCGCGGGGCGAACTGCTGCAGATCACCGATATTCGCGTGCCCTATCGTTACCCGTACTGGCTGGTGTGGCAGCAACGCGAAATTCTCGATGCCTCGCAGGCGCATTTCGCGCAGTGGATCGAAGGGCAGGTCGACGTCTACCTGCGCGGTAGCGGGGCAGCGGTGGTGGCGAATCGTGCCGGTTAG
- a CDS encoding glutathione S-transferase: MKLIGMLDSPYVRRVAICLKLLKLEFEHEAISVFRTYDQFARINPVVKAPTLIADNGQTVMDSTVILQYLATLAGPDQRLFPTRPEAALRAAHLTGLALAACEKTVQIVYERNLRPLEKQHEPWIDRVSTQLFAAYAELERDLAATALPIEANQFDAADVTVAVAWQFTQMMLPGTVSKTDHPFLQSFSDMAEDLPVFLDTPAQ; the protein is encoded by the coding sequence ATGAAACTGATCGGAATGCTGGATTCGCCCTACGTACGCCGGGTCGCTATCTGCCTCAAATTGCTGAAGCTGGAGTTCGAGCACGAGGCGATCTCGGTGTTCCGCACCTATGACCAGTTCGCGAGAATCAACCCGGTCGTCAAGGCGCCCACGCTGATCGCCGACAACGGCCAGACCGTGATGGACTCGACGGTGATTCTCCAGTACCTCGCCACGCTCGCCGGGCCGGACCAGCGGCTTTTCCCGACCCGGCCCGAGGCGGCATTGCGCGCCGCCCATCTCACTGGACTCGCGCTTGCCGCGTGCGAGAAAACCGTGCAGATCGTCTACGAGCGCAATCTGCGTCCGCTGGAAAAGCAACATGAGCCATGGATCGACCGCGTAAGCACGCAGTTGTTCGCCGCTTACGCCGAACTCGAGCGCGACCTCGCGGCAACGGCGCTGCCGATCGAAGCCAACCAGTTCGATGCGGCCGACGTCACCGTGGCGGTGGCCTGGCAATTCACGCAGATGATGCTGCCAGGGACGGTGAGCAAGACCGACCATCCCTTCCTGCAGTCGTTTTCCGACATGGCGGAAGACCTGCCGGTTTTCCTGGACACGCCGGCACAGTGA